Proteins from a single region of Sphingomonas morindae:
- a CDS encoding CinA family protein, with product MSDNLPDALTALATRVVEENRDAGLRIAVAESCTGGLVAAAITEVAGCSAVFEGGFVSYSNQFKQQHLHVAGDVLETFGAVSVATAWAMAQGVLAVTDADVAVAITGIAGPGGGSEKKPVGTVVFARATRDGDPDEVVADLREFGDLGRAAIRRQAALCALELLLPPHPQG from the coding sequence ATGAGCGACAATCTTCCCGATGCGCTGACCGCGCTTGCCACCCGTGTCGTCGAGGAAAATCGCGATGCCGGGCTGCGTATCGCGGTGGCGGAAAGCTGCACCGGCGGCCTGGTCGCCGCCGCGATCACCGAGGTGGCCGGCTGCTCGGCCGTGTTCGAGGGCGGCTTCGTCAGCTATTCGAACCAGTTCAAGCAGCAGCACCTGCATGTCGCCGGCGATGTGCTGGAAACCTTCGGCGCCGTGTCGGTCGCCACCGCCTGGGCGATGGCGCAGGGCGTGCTCGCCGTGACCGACGCGGACGTGGCGGTGGCGATCACCGGCATCGCCGGGCCGGGCGGCGGCAGCGAGAAGAAGCCCGTCGGCACCGTCGTCTTCGCCCGCGCGACGCGCGACGGCGATCCGGACGAGGTGGTGGCCGATCTGCGCGAATTCGGCGATCTCGGCCGCGCCGCCATTCGCCGGCAGGCCGCGCTCTGCGCGCTGGAACTGCTGCTGCCCCCGCACCCGCAGGGCTGA
- a CDS encoding TonB-dependent receptor, with the protein MGPSGETIAGAEVRVRSEAQGFTRVTVTRSDGSYSINSLPPGRYTVTVTAPGFQPLQRAGVDLSSGQSANSFRLAALEGQGQAILVTAGRRQVLDFTSTATGAALEISDLSRRLPLGRSLTDAILLAPGTTPGDSAFGNLASVTGSSVSENQFYVNGLNITSFHKGLGSATVPYDFYQTVDVRNGGYSAEFGRATGGLTIATTKSGSNRWHAGSIFTIEPDFVNALAPNTYAADNDAYKSEHFEAYFYGSGPIIKDRLFFYAFANPRDVRSGGGSLAANSYYEGVGKVTFWGGKIDAIPLDGHRLEFTYFDTSGPGRSSSRRYDPNTNALGAITSRRTSDGIGRNFVGRYTAALSHWLSLSGAYGESKQGGTSMPTNLLPPVTDQRSGTARTIGNPDAGIASAIQHRRFYRFDGDLDFSLLGHHHVRAGLDHEDLDVTVRGEVTGGASWTYYKAGEKNRYAPRGTEFAAGRVYTNNGRFRTVNQAFYVEDSWSMLHDRVTLRLGLRDDRFENRNVAGKTFYTSGDQFGPRIGLTVDPFGDKRTKLYATFSRFFLPIPTNTNARLAGAELDYTRCYALAGVNADGTPILGDPLAFSGARADCPGSTARNCRLIGDGSPKPTEAVVSQSLKPQSVDEFIVGAEHRLDQHLRLGLYATYRTLNRSLEDAAIDLAVLRYCTRNGIEGCDDIWSGFHQYVLLNPGSDARITLSNPIAGESGLRTVDFSAGDLGYPKAKRTYFGVTATLDRDWDGRFELHGSYVWSKNKGNIEGGVKSDNGQTDSGLTEDFDQPGLTNGSYGYLPNDRRHVFKLYGAYQLLPKFRLGFDFSASSPRRFGCIGLVPDEVDPFANAYGAAGRYCRLANGQLDAKNPVVLVPRATAFKSDWVTRLDASLTFLPRPKNEDLAVQISVFNLFNQHAVVTRSEYGSDGSGEPTRTYRLPTEYQSPRSARLTVRLGF; encoded by the coding sequence ATGGGGCCTTCGGGCGAAACCATCGCTGGGGCGGAGGTGCGCGTCCGGTCCGAGGCCCAGGGATTCACGCGCGTCACCGTGACACGGAGCGACGGCAGCTATTCCATCAACAGCCTGCCGCCGGGGCGCTACACGGTGACCGTCACCGCCCCGGGCTTTCAGCCGCTGCAACGCGCCGGCGTGGATCTTTCCAGCGGACAAAGCGCCAACAGCTTCCGCCTCGCCGCGCTCGAGGGCCAGGGACAGGCCATTCTCGTCACCGCCGGGCGGCGTCAGGTGCTGGATTTCACGAGCACGGCGACCGGCGCCGCGCTCGAGATAAGCGATCTGTCGCGCCGGTTGCCGCTCGGCCGAAGCCTCACCGACGCGATCCTGCTCGCGCCGGGCACCACCCCCGGCGACAGCGCCTTCGGCAACCTGGCGAGTGTGACGGGTTCGTCCGTCTCGGAAAATCAATTCTACGTAAACGGCCTGAACATCACCAGCTTCCACAAGGGCCTGGGATCAGCGACCGTACCATATGACTTCTACCAGACGGTCGATGTGCGCAATGGCGGCTATTCGGCGGAGTTCGGCCGCGCCACGGGCGGCCTCACCATCGCCACCACCAAGTCCGGCTCGAACCGCTGGCACGCCGGCAGCATCTTCACCATCGAGCCGGACTTCGTGAACGCGCTGGCGCCCAACACCTACGCTGCCGACAACGACGCCTATAAGTCGGAGCATTTCGAGGCCTATTTCTACGGCTCGGGTCCGATCATCAAGGATCGCCTGTTCTTCTACGCCTTTGCCAATCCGCGCGACGTGCGCAGCGGCGGCGGCAGCCTCGCGGCGAACAGCTATTACGAAGGCGTCGGCAAGGTCACCTTCTGGGGCGGCAAGATCGACGCCATCCCATTAGACGGGCACCGGCTCGAATTCACCTATTTCGATACCAGCGGTCCCGGGCGCAGTTCCAGCCGGCGCTATGATCCGAACACCAATGCGCTGGGCGCGATCACCAGCCGCCGCACCAGCGACGGCATCGGCCGCAATTTCGTCGGCCGATACACGGCGGCGCTCAGCCACTGGCTCAGCCTGTCCGGCGCCTATGGCGAATCGAAGCAGGGCGGCACGTCGATGCCCACCAATCTCCTGCCGCCGGTGACGGACCAACGCTCGGGCACGGCGCGCACCATCGGCAATCCCGATGCCGGCATCGCCAGCGCGATCCAGCACCGGCGCTTCTACCGTTTCGATGGCGATCTCGATTTCAGCCTGCTCGGCCATCATCATGTACGGGCCGGCTTGGATCATGAGGACCTGGACGTGACGGTACGCGGCGAGGTGACGGGCGGCGCCTCCTGGACCTATTACAAGGCCGGCGAGAAAAACCGCTACGCACCGCGCGGCACCGAATTTGCGGCGGGGCGCGTCTACACCAATAATGGTCGCTTCCGCACCGTGAACCAGGCCTTCTATGTCGAGGACAGCTGGTCGATGCTACACGACCGCGTGACGCTTCGGCTCGGCCTGCGCGACGACCGGTTCGAAAACCGCAACGTGGCCGGAAAGACGTTCTACACATCCGGCGATCAATTTGGGCCGCGCATCGGCCTGACGGTCGATCCCTTCGGCGACAAGCGCACCAAGCTCTACGCGACCTTCAGCCGCTTCTTCCTGCCCATCCCCACCAACACCAATGCCCGATTGGCCGGAGCCGAGCTGGACTATACGCGCTGTTACGCACTGGCCGGCGTCAATGCCGACGGCACCCCGATCCTTGGCGATCCGCTTGCGTTCAGCGGCGCGCGGGCGGATTGCCCGGGCAGCACCGCGCGCAATTGCCGGCTCATCGGCGATGGCTCGCCCAAGCCGACCGAGGCCGTGGTCAGCCAGTCGCTCAAGCCCCAGTCGGTCGACGAGTTCATCGTCGGCGCCGAACATCGGCTGGATCAGCATCTGCGGCTCGGCCTCTACGCCACCTATCGCACGCTCAACCGATCGCTCGAGGATGCCGCGATCGATCTGGCGGTGCTGCGCTACTGCACGCGGAACGGGATCGAAGGGTGCGACGATATCTGGTCGGGCTTCCACCAATATGTGCTGCTCAACCCCGGCTCCGACGCGCGCATCACCCTGTCCAATCCGATCGCCGGCGAGAGCGGGCTTCGCACCGTCGATTTCTCCGCCGGCGATCTCGGCTATCCCAAGGCCAAGCGTACCTATTTCGGCGTCACCGCGACGCTCGACCGCGATTGGGACGGACGGTTCGAGCTGCACGGCTCCTATGTCTGGTCCAAGAACAAGGGCAATATCGAAGGCGGCGTCAAATCGGACAATGGCCAGACCGATTCCGGCCTGACCGAGGATTTCGACCAGCCCGGCCTGACCAACGGCTCCTATGGCTATCTGCCCAACGACAGGCGGCACGTCTTCAAACTATACGGCGCCTACCAGCTGCTTCCCAAGTTCCGGCTCGGCTTCGACTTTTCCGCCTCCTCGCCGCGACGCTTCGGCTGTATCGGGCTGGTGCCGGACGAGGTCGATCCGTTCGCCAACGCCTATGGCGCCGCCGGCCGCTATTGCCGCCTCGCCAACGGCCAGCTCGACGCCAAGAATCCCGTCGTGCTGGTTCCGCGCGCCACCGCCTTCAAGAGCGACTGGGTAACGCGCTTGGATGCCTCGCTGACCTTCCTGCCGCGCCCCAAGAACGAGGACCTGGCTGTCCAGATCAGCGTGTTCAACCTGTTCAACCAGCACGCCGTGGTCACCCGCAGCGAATATGGCAGCGACGGCTCGGGCGAACCGACCCGCACCTATCGCCTCCCCACCGAATATCAGAGCCCGCGCTCCGCCCGCTTGACCGTGAGGCTCGGTTTCTAG
- a CDS encoding type II toxin-antitoxin system RatA family toxin: MPRHSETRRLPYSPEQMFDLVADVGRYGEFLPWVAAVRVREDGPSEMVADLVVGFKGISERFTSRVTKARPERIHVDYLDGPLQYLRNEWGFRPDGEGGTLVDFTVDFAFKSRLFEMIAGQVFDRALRKMIGAFETRAAALYG, translated from the coding sequence ATGCCGCGTCATTCGGAAACGCGCCGGCTGCCCTACAGCCCGGAGCAGATGTTCGATCTCGTCGCCGATGTCGGCCGCTATGGCGAATTTCTGCCCTGGGTGGCGGCGGTGCGCGTGCGCGAGGACGGGCCGAGCGAGATGGTCGCCGATCTCGTCGTCGGCTTCAAGGGGATCAGCGAGCGCTTCACCTCGCGCGTCACCAAGGCGCGACCGGAGCGCATCCATGTCGATTATCTCGACGGGCCGCTCCAGTATCTGCGCAACGAATGGGGCTTCAGGCCCGATGGCGAGGGCGGCACGCTGGTCGATTTCACGGTCGATTTCGCGTTCAAGTCCCGGCTGTTCGAAATGATCGCCGGGCAGGTCTTCGATCGCGCGCTGCGCAAGATGATCGGCGCCTTCGAAACCCGCGCCGCCGCGCTCTACGGCTGA
- the lipA gene encoding lipoyl synthase, whose protein sequence is MNDMAATPRPPRLRKPDWIRVKAPTSAGFAETRQLMRRLNLATVCEEAACPNIGECWTKKHATVMILGDTCTRACAFCNVKTGMPRAVDPLEPQHVADAAAEMGLSHIVITSVDRDDLPDGGAHQFVKVIEALRRTTPDTTIEILTPDFRNKAQAAVEAIVAARPDVYNHNLETVPRLYPTIRPGARYYASLRLLESVKRHDPSIFTKSGLMTGLGEERLEVHQVMDDMRSADIDFLTMGQYLQPTPRHAKVAEFTTPQAFAAYAAIARAKGFLLVSATPLTRSSYHAGDDFARLRAARDAKLGRIATPA, encoded by the coding sequence ATGAACGACATGGCCGCCACCCCGCGTCCTCCGCGCCTCCGCAAGCCCGACTGGATCCGGGTGAAGGCGCCCACCTCCGCCGGCTTCGCCGAGACGCGCCAGCTGATGCGCCGTCTCAACCTGGCCACCGTGTGCGAGGAGGCCGCCTGCCCGAATATCGGCGAGTGCTGGACCAAGAAGCACGCGACGGTGATGATCCTGGGCGATACCTGCACGCGCGCCTGCGCCTTCTGCAATGTGAAGACGGGCATGCCGCGCGCGGTCGATCCGCTCGAGCCGCAGCATGTCGCGGATGCCGCGGCCGAGATGGGGCTGAGCCACATCGTCATCACCTCGGTGGATCGCGACGATCTGCCCGATGGCGGCGCGCACCAGTTCGTGAAGGTGATCGAGGCGCTGCGCCGGACCACGCCGGACACCACCATCGAAATTCTGACGCCCGATTTCCGCAACAAGGCGCAGGCGGCGGTGGAGGCGATCGTCGCCGCGCGTCCGGACGTGTACAACCACAATCTCGAGACGGTGCCGCGGCTCTACCCCACCATCCGCCCCGGCGCGCGCTATTACGCCTCGCTGCGGCTGCTGGAGAGCGTGAAGCGCCACGATCCCTCGATCTTCACCAAGTCCGGCCTGATGACGGGGCTTGGCGAGGAGCGGCTCGAAGTCCATCAGGTGATGGACGATATGCGCTCGGCGGACATCGATTTCCTGACCATGGGGCAATATCTCCAGCCGACGCCGCGCCACGCCAAGGTGGCCGAGTTCACCACGCCCCAGGCCTTTGCCGCCTATGCCGCGATCGCGCGCGCCAAGGGCTTCCTGCTCGTCTCGGCGACGCCGCTCACCCGCTCCAGCTATCATGCGGGCGACGATTTCGCGCGGCTGCGGGCGGCGCGGGACGCGAAGCTCGGACGCATCGCCACGCCGGCCTGA
- a CDS encoding carbonic anhydrase yields the protein MTALDPLLQGYRRFRAEGWAHQRERWTSLAEGQSPRLLVIACSDSRVDPAVIFDVSPGEIFVVRNVANLVPPFETDPSRHGVSAAVEYAVTQLKVDGIVVIGHEFCGGCQAAMTRAFEGAPNGEGGFVRHWVDMLDEARDRVVAEHGEGDAALRALEREAVRVSLANLRSFPFVAAAEQAGTLTLTGAWFAIRDGLLRILDEQSGRFETV from the coding sequence ATGACGGCACTTGATCCCCTGCTCCAAGGCTATCGGCGTTTCCGCGCGGAGGGTTGGGCGCACCAGCGCGAGCGCTGGACCAGCCTCGCCGAAGGCCAGTCCCCGCGCCTGCTGGTGATCGCCTGCTCGGACAGCCGAGTCGATCCGGCGGTGATCTTCGATGTGTCGCCGGGCGAGATCTTCGTGGTGCGCAACGTCGCCAATCTCGTGCCGCCGTTCGAGACGGATCCGTCGCGCCACGGCGTGTCGGCGGCGGTGGAATATGCCGTCACCCAGCTCAAGGTGGATGGCATCGTCGTCATCGGCCATGAATTCTGCGGCGGCTGCCAGGCCGCGATGACCCGCGCCTTCGAGGGCGCGCCCAATGGCGAGGGCGGCTTCGTCCGCCACTGGGTCGACATGCTGGACGAGGCGCGCGATCGCGTGGTCGCCGAACATGGCGAGGGCGATGCCGCGCTGCGCGCGCTGGAGCGCGAGGCGGTGCGGGTCAGCCTCGCCAATCTCCGCAGCTTCCCCTTCGTGGCCGCCGCCGAACAGGCCGGCACGCTGACGCTGACGGGCGCCTGGTTCGCGATCCGCGACGGGCTGCTGCGCATCCTGGACGAGCAGAGCGGCCGCTTCGAGACGGTGTAG